Proteins from a single region of Pseudopedobacter saltans DSM 12145:
- a CDS encoding SusD/RagB family nutrient-binding outer membrane lipoprotein, whose translation MKSNLLFLYICVLGLFSCTKDFKEINTDPNRPVKVEPDFLFTTSIFETMNLYGGNMNRVVFFNYTQHYSGFQGSFQRYTYSHSENTAYWVDTYIKSLQPVHQIEQNFKDNPAYKNRVAIARIWKNYILSNAVSIWGSIPTDGALNGDPSIPYTKEQDVYYKLLDDLKILSESIDLSGDTFSAAADKVYGGDLLKWKKFANTLRLRIALRISNEAPNGDPETAKRVVQEISRNEDAIIKTQNETAAANWGTTSDTWSPLYDRVVYNYTANKATIPVLCESLVYHTLPYGDPRIGIYAQRATQGPKKGEYFGQNISYGGGSTFSGGLENPHSGLKQDDYSYIGERFLKPDAEYVFLSYAEACFLKAEAALKGWWGTSNAAGYYYEGIDASFNRYGLSSAQANTYKNTPGIKWGTASDTVGRQAQFKDWLRICSSYVPAGDFSRQITMQHWLAIPMQGVDAWALIRRTRVLEFQPQFATYDGDYAYLPDRILYPIDEYQTNRAEVEKAVSWLSGPDDLFTKLWFALPLKKNPYLPH comes from the coding sequence ATGAAATCAAACCTTTTATTTTTGTATATATGTGTATTAGGACTATTTTCCTGTACGAAAGACTTTAAGGAAATAAATACAGATCCTAATCGTCCCGTAAAAGTAGAACCTGATTTTCTTTTTACGACCTCCATTTTTGAAACAATGAATCTGTATGGAGGTAATATGAATCGTGTTGTTTTCTTTAACTATACACAACACTATTCAGGTTTTCAGGGTTCATTTCAACGTTACACCTATAGTCATAGTGAAAATACTGCCTACTGGGTGGATACGTACATTAAAAGTCTTCAACCGGTACATCAAATCGAGCAGAATTTTAAAGATAATCCCGCATATAAAAATCGTGTTGCGATAGCGCGTATCTGGAAAAATTATATTCTATCTAATGCCGTTTCTATTTGGGGAAGTATTCCTACTGATGGAGCATTAAACGGGGATCCCAGCATTCCTTATACTAAGGAACAGGATGTCTATTACAAACTTCTGGACGACCTGAAAATACTATCAGAATCAATTGATTTATCAGGAGATACTTTTTCTGCTGCTGCTGATAAAGTTTATGGTGGCGATCTGCTGAAATGGAAAAAATTTGCTAATACCTTACGTTTAAGGATTGCTTTGAGAATATCAAATGAGGCGCCTAACGGAGATCCTGAAACTGCTAAAAGGGTAGTACAGGAAATTTCCCGGAATGAAGATGCTATTATTAAAACGCAGAATGAAACCGCCGCAGCAAATTGGGGTACCACAAGTGATACCTGGAGTCCTTTATATGATCGGGTAGTTTACAATTATACAGCCAATAAAGCAACTATTCCTGTCCTTTGCGAATCGTTGGTATATCACACGTTGCCTTACGGAGATCCGCGTATCGGTATTTATGCGCAGCGTGCCACCCAAGGACCAAAAAAAGGCGAATACTTTGGACAAAATATTTCTTATGGTGGTGGAAGTACCTTCTCGGGAGGTTTGGAAAACCCACATAGCGGTTTAAAGCAAGATGACTATTCGTATATCGGAGAACGTTTTCTTAAGCCGGATGCTGAGTATGTTTTTTTGTCTTATGCAGAAGCATGCTTTTTGAAGGCAGAGGCGGCGCTTAAAGGTTGGTGGGGAACTTCAAACGCAGCAGGGTACTATTACGAAGGTATAGATGCGTCTTTTAATCGCTACGGCCTTTCATCAGCACAGGCAAACACCTATAAAAATACCCCGGGAATTAAGTGGGGAACCGCTTCTGATACGGTAGGTCGACAGGCTCAGTTTAAAGACTGGTTAAGAATATGTTCCAGTTATGTGCCTGCAGGCGATTTTTCCAGACAGATAACAATGCAGCACTGGTTAGCTATACCTATGCAGGGAGTGGATGCCTGGGCTTTAATAAGACGGACCAGAGTGTTGGAATTTCAACCTCAATTTGCAACCTATGACGGTGACTATGCATATCTGCCAGATCGTATCCTTTACCCGATTGATGAATATCAAACCAACAGAGCTGAAGTGGAAAAAGCAGTTTCATGGTTAAGCGGACCTGATGATTTGTTTACTAAGTTATGGTTTGCGCTCCCACTTAAGAAAAATCCTTATCTGCCACATTAA
- a CDS encoding glycoside hydrolase family 99-like domain-containing protein yields MKIRQIIYVLMLVVLTASCKKENQYLPPDFNYEIEPVVITEDVITGAYYSNYTASDWAKKYTYAPALGEYSALDASIMEQHRKWADDARLDFFVFTWNGTSGNAQLNSFINGRNSKVKMVINYSTAHLSVSNTSPLTGAKLTTMINEFKSLANTHFNQDYYYKINGQPVVGISPLNLSSSAANSIDYGTVIPALKAAMKEVGVDLYIIGEITSGWLPPQRYKPAVKSMDAVVLKDWSTDVYDRFVFFPSFSDMNWKNWTDSTKVWNVDFVPCIFPGYNDKVMTPTSKKYDLNPDVAFYSKYSNVAKRNLGAKRIVLINSWNNFQTGTAIEPTKENGLVFLETTRKEFKVNH; encoded by the coding sequence ATGAAAATTAGACAAATAATATATGTTTTAATGCTGGTTGTATTAACTGCATCATGTAAAAAGGAAAATCAATATTTGCCACCTGATTTCAATTACGAAATTGAGCCGGTGGTGATTACAGAGGATGTGATAACCGGAGCTTATTACTCAAATTATACCGCATCTGATTGGGCTAAGAAGTATACTTATGCCCCGGCATTGGGCGAATATAGTGCTTTAGATGCGAGTATTATGGAACAGCACCGTAAATGGGCTGACGATGCCCGGCTGGACTTCTTTGTTTTTACCTGGAATGGTACTTCAGGAAATGCGCAGCTTAATAGTTTTATCAATGGAAGGAACAGCAAAGTGAAAATGGTAATTAATTACAGTACTGCCCATTTATCTGTGTCAAATACATCACCGTTGACCGGGGCTAAATTAACCACTATGATTAACGAGTTTAAAAGCTTGGCAAATACACATTTTAATCAAGATTACTATTATAAGATTAATGGCCAGCCCGTAGTTGGAATCAGTCCTCTGAATCTTTCTTCGAGTGCGGCAAACAGTATAGATTATGGTACTGTAATACCTGCGCTAAAAGCCGCCATGAAAGAAGTCGGTGTAGACCTTTATATTATTGGAGAAATTACCTCGGGTTGGTTACCTCCTCAGCGTTATAAACCTGCAGTGAAATCCATGGATGCGGTAGTATTGAAAGATTGGTCTACCGATGTATATGATCGTTTTGTGTTTTTTCCCTCATTCAGCGATATGAACTGGAAAAACTGGACCGATTCTACCAAAGTGTGGAATGTTGATTTTGTACCCTGTATATTTCCGGGATATAACGATAAGGTAATGACTCCCACAAGTAAAAAATACGATTTGAATCCTGATGTAGCGTTTTATTCAAAGTATAGCAATGTAGCTAAACGGAATTTGGGAGCAAAAAGAATTGTATTGATAAATTCCTGGAATAATTTCCAAACAGGTACAGCCATAGAACCTACCAAGGAAAATGGTTTGGTATTCCTGGAAACCACAAGAAAAGAGTTTAAAGTTAATCATTAA
- a CDS encoding metallophosphoesterase family protein codes for MSNELNRRKFIASMGALAVALPLGTSAFDFIPSKGNGFNFVLLGDLHYDKLEHHDMDYVKLKYPNDITQIENYSRITRENLPLLLEVAKEKAKQLNVDFWLQLGDFVEGLCGSEQLATKQVTEFIALVKEQELKRPFFVIKGNHDVTGEGANEMYNETVLPWQSKELKTAVNTANATFVHKKARFIFFDCYRLKESMIWLKRVLAEHKEDLLFFSVHAPIIPFDARSNWHVFGKPGQEKEREELVNLLGKHRAIVLCGHLHKTSVLTRTTPEGSLIQVCVGSVIPSPDAPVKNHLKGVESYNADLVNLEPRFSPTTLSERKVNLENEKPFIKHYEYADFCGYANVMISAKNDVDIVIYKNVDKTPWTTVRLTDLPGATI; via the coding sequence ATGTCTAACGAATTAAACAGAAGAAAATTTATAGCTTCGATGGGGGCTTTGGCGGTGGCTTTACCCTTAGGAACTTCAGCTTTCGATTTTATTCCAAGTAAAGGTAATGGTTTCAATTTTGTCTTATTGGGCGATCTCCATTACGATAAGCTGGAACATCACGATATGGATTATGTGAAATTAAAATATCCGAATGATATAACACAAATAGAAAACTATTCACGTATCACCAGAGAGAACCTTCCGCTTTTATTAGAAGTTGCTAAAGAAAAAGCTAAACAGTTGAATGTTGATTTTTGGTTGCAGTTGGGTGATTTTGTAGAAGGGCTTTGCGGTTCTGAACAATTGGCTACAAAGCAGGTAACAGAATTTATAGCTCTGGTAAAAGAGCAAGAGCTAAAAAGGCCTTTCTTTGTGATTAAAGGTAATCACGATGTAACGGGAGAAGGAGCAAATGAGATGTATAATGAAACGGTATTGCCGTGGCAAAGTAAAGAATTGAAAACAGCGGTGAATACTGCTAATGCTACATTTGTTCATAAAAAAGCCCGATTTATATTTTTCGATTGTTACCGTTTAAAAGAAAGTATGATCTGGTTAAAAAGGGTATTGGCTGAACATAAGGAAGATTTACTGTTTTTTTCTGTTCACGCGCCAATCATACCATTTGATGCAAGATCTAATTGGCATGTCTTCGGTAAGCCCGGACAAGAAAAAGAAAGAGAAGAATTAGTGAACTTATTGGGGAAACACAGAGCGATTGTACTTTGCGGACATTTGCATAAAACCTCGGTACTGACCCGGACTACACCCGAAGGAAGCCTTATTCAGGTATGTGTTGGTAGTGTTATTCCGTCACCAGATGCACCTGTTAAAAATCATTTAAAAGGAGTAGAATCCTATAATGCTGATTTGGTCAATTTAGAACCTCGTTTTTCTCCAACAACACTTAGCGAGCGTAAAGTAAACCTGGAAAACGAAAAGCCTTTCATCAAACATTATGAATATGCAGATTTCTGTGGTTATGCAAATGTAATGATATCCGCAAAAAATGATGTAGATATTGTTATATACAAAAATGTAGACAAAACACCATGGACTACGGTAAGACTAACCGACTTACCTGGTGCTACCATATAA
- a CDS encoding purple acid phosphatase family protein — protein MKKAIIFLWILFSLSVQVYGSLALDEIGAKEEKNPQSLLTRGPYLQAASSNSIVIRWRTNVLERGVVRYGTSAENLEFSVENDSISLEHIVALHELKPDTRYYYSIGGLTHTLQGDTANYFYTLPLKGSKGIYRIGFFGDAGNRSQNQKDIRDQFVKYLGNEYMNAWILLGDNAYESGTDAEYQSNFFEIFQQEFLKKYPMYPTTGNHDYLDVGKYRGKNQRTREVAYFKNFTMPINGEAGGVPSYNPSYFSFDIGNIHFISLDSYYIDENGLKLSDTLSTQVQWMKKDLEYAHKKQDWIVVFWHHPPYSMGGHSSDKEITMVKLRENLLPIVERYGVDLILGGHSHSYERSKLMKGHYGFEASFSEKYNLDNSSGAFNTDNRYSPYIKENSNQGTVYVVTGSAGKLDSNTQPSWPHDAMPYSNAEIGGAVMVEVNNNRLDLKWICADGIIRDQFTMLKNIDKKKSLKLSEGKQASLRASYNGKYVWNESVKDTGKTIKVPTVSGKTYYMVKDENNRVREVFEVEGIK, from the coding sequence ATGAAAAAGGCTATAATATTCTTATGGATTCTTTTTTCCCTTTCTGTACAGGTTTATGGCAGTTTGGCTTTAGATGAAATAGGTGCTAAAGAAGAGAAAAATCCCCAATCACTATTAACTAGAGGTCCTTATTTACAGGCCGCCTCGAGTAATAGTATCGTAATAAGATGGAGAACCAATGTGTTGGAAAGGGGAGTGGTTCGATATGGAACTTCAGCTGAAAATCTGGAGTTTTCTGTAGAGAATGACTCCATTTCTTTGGAACATATTGTAGCTCTTCATGAATTAAAACCGGATACCAGATATTACTATTCGATAGGAGGTCTAACACATACACTACAGGGCGATACTGCTAACTATTTTTATACACTGCCTTTAAAAGGAAGCAAAGGGATTTATCGTATAGGCTTTTTTGGAGATGCAGGAAATAGATCTCAAAATCAAAAAGATATTCGCGATCAGTTTGTAAAGTATCTGGGAAACGAATATATGAACGCCTGGATACTACTTGGAGATAACGCTTATGAAAGTGGAACTGATGCAGAATATCAATCTAATTTTTTTGAGATTTTTCAGCAGGAATTTTTGAAAAAATACCCGATGTATCCAACCACTGGGAACCATGATTATTTAGATGTAGGGAAGTACAGAGGTAAAAATCAACGGACCCGCGAGGTGGCGTATTTTAAAAACTTTACTATGCCTATTAATGGCGAAGCGGGCGGTGTCCCTTCTTATAATCCCTCCTATTTCTCTTTTGATATTGGAAATATACACTTTATATCCCTAGACTCTTATTACATAGATGAAAACGGACTGAAGCTTTCTGATACCCTAAGTACACAAGTACAGTGGATGAAAAAGGATCTGGAATATGCGCATAAGAAACAAGACTGGATTGTTGTTTTCTGGCACCATCCCCCATACTCTATGGGTGGACACAGTTCCGACAAAGAAATTACGATGGTGAAACTTCGCGAAAACTTGTTACCTATTGTGGAACGTTATGGCGTTGATTTGATTTTGGGAGGCCACAGTCATAGTTACGAACGTTCAAAATTGATGAAAGGCCATTATGGGTTTGAAGCTTCTTTCTCAGAAAAATACAATCTGGATAATTCTTCCGGAGCTTTTAATACTGATAACAGGTATAGCCCATATATTAAAGAAAATAGTAATCAGGGAACAGTATATGTGGTAACAGGTTCGGCAGGCAAACTTGATTCGAATACCCAGCCGTCCTGGCCTCATGATGCAATGCCCTACTCTAACGCCGAAATAGGAGGTGCCGTGATGGTTGAAGTTAATAATAACCGTTTGGACCTGAAATGGATATGCGCCGATGGAATTATACGGGATCAATTCACAATGTTGAAAAACATAGATAAAAAAAAGAGTTTAAAATTGAGCGAGGGAAAACAGGCCTCACTAAGAGCATCTTATAACGGCAAATATGTGTGGA